The genomic stretch ATACACATACAAATAGCTTTCATGGGAAGGTCAAAATTGCCCTGAGCATTTTGAGAAACATGGTGGCTAAACAGATCAAAAGTTTTGTATTGTCAATATGTCCAAACTTATTATTCAGGTATACATTCGGTAATGATTATATTAGATCTATGCTGGAATATAGTATATAGTACAGAAATACAGTAACTGTCTCCGTCTGAGTACTTTGTGCTTCTCCCAATTGGGACGCGCATGTTCAAGTACTTTGTCGTCTATCCGCTGATTATATCCTCGTAGATGTTCCTGACCTTAGCAAAGAACGCTTTCCTGTAAAATTCATTAATTGGAGTTGCTTTAGCACATGGAAACGGAGTCCTTATTTAGTAGTGCTAGAACATTCTGCAGGTTTGGTAAAATGGCCCTGTTCTATTACCTGTCTGGCTTGAATATCAGGTTCTTGTACGCAAACCACTGCATCAGAGATTCAGAACAGCAGATCAGATGTTGAAACTCGGAAGAAAATTGGCAGCAAGGAACTTGTACAGCTCTATCAGTTTTGCAAACGATAAACGTAATAATCCTACTGAAGTTTTGTTCAGGAATCAGGAGTGGATGTTATCTTACGCCGCTGTAGCCAATGCCAACGACCTCCATGAGACCTGGAACCACGGGGAGCCTGTCGATTGCCTGCAAGGTTAACACCATTAGTATCAACTTCTGTTACTTCCATCGCCCAGCGATTTTTCAACAACGTGTTCCCTATAAGCGGTTGAGAGGTGAGAGCCATCCGTACCGATACTACTCCGCCGGCGCTCCACATGCCGAGGgttgcggcgacggcgagcgtggtcaCCGCGTACTTGTCCTCAACCCTATCCCACTGAACGCGTTGTCACTTGTCAGTCACTCGCGCCACAAGAAATGCAACTCGATGTGCGGAGATAGGCTAGGCCACGTACGTACCTCTTGTTTCAATGCGCTGATGAACTCGGTGAGCTCGGCGTTGTCGGCCAGCGGCGCTGCCGGCTCCCCGGCGGCCATTGCCCCCACGTTCCTCGCCAACCTCTTGCCTGAAAGAACACGcgcgctcagtgtcacgttggtgaTTGTCGTCGGTTTCACATGAATGTACCATGCCGTCGTGCGGGTTCAGAAGCACTCACAGAAGGAGGCGACACGGGGCTGGCCGTGGGACGCGAGGCCGGGCAGGGACGGCCAGGACGGCAGGGCGGG from Lolium rigidum isolate FL_2022 chromosome 4, APGP_CSIRO_Lrig_0.1, whole genome shotgun sequence encodes the following:
- the LOC124706070 gene encoding protein CURVATURE THYLAKOID 1B, chloroplastic-like, encoding MAPTVATPATGAVASPAVSDVGKATRSVGLGLPALPSWPSLPGLASHGQPRVASFCKRLARNVGAMAAGEPAAPLADNAELTEFISALKQEWDRVEDKYAVTTLAVAATLGMWSAGGVVSAIDRLPVVPGLMEVVGIGYSGWFAYKNLIFKPDRKAFFAKVRNIYEDIISG